A window from Cryptomeria japonica chromosome 1, Sugi_1.0, whole genome shotgun sequence encodes these proteins:
- the LOC131042002 gene encoding ethylene-responsive transcription factor ERF016, producing MGERRDPGGVDPVTSRATEEGVGSRRYRGVRKRSWGKWVSEIRMPNCRSRAWLGSYPTAEQAARAYDAASYCLRGPSAFLNFPDSPPDVPYPCDNLSPEEIRTLAAEAAAKHATLPLFTDSGERPLTGSQSPSSSVTDLPRRHVSPPPVSSPSTDPHPTHLNFPNLNETFRLSDLG from the coding sequence ATGGGGGAGAGAAGAGACCCAGGTGGAGTCGATCCCGTAACGTCTCGAGCCACAGAAGAGGGTGTGGGAAGCCGAAGATACAGAGGTGTGAGGAAGAGATCGTGGGGGAAATGGGTTTCTGAGATCAGGATGCCCAACTGCAGGTCCCGGGCATGGCTGGGTTCGTATCCCACTGCTGAACAAGCTGCTCGCGCTTATGATGCCGCTTCTTACTGCTTGCGCGGTCCTTCTGCTTTTCTGAATTTTCCTGACTCGCCTCCGGATGTACCCTACCCCTGTGACAATTTGTCCCCTGAGGAGATTCGAACCCTGGCCGCTGAAGCTGCGGCTAAACATGCTACGCTTCCGCTTTTTACAGATTCCGGCGAGAGGCCGTTGACGGGCAGCCAATCGCCTTCCAGTAGTGTCACTGATCTGCCCCGGCGACATGTTTCTCCTCCCCCGGTTTCGTCGCCCTCCACAGATCCACATCCCACTCACTTGAATTTCCCCAACCTAAATGAAACTTTCAGACTTTCCGACCTAGGTTAG
- the LOC131041935 gene encoding uncharacterized protein LOC131041935, with the protein MFCIECGTHDNPCRCKVVGPTLGFLLLLITALVLWPVGAIVFIFNKAKGRKIMSKPVNHIYPAVSHAIPI; encoded by the coding sequence ATGTTCTGTATAGAGTGTGGTACGCATGACAATCCATGCCGATGCAAGGTTGTCGGTCCAACGCTGGGCTTTTTGCTTCTTCTAATTACGGCGCTCGTATTATGGCCTGTTGGTGCGATCGTCTTTATCTTCAACAAGGCCAAGGGCCGGAAGATTATGTCTAAACCTGTGAATCATATCTATCCCGCTGTTTCCCACGCTATTCCGATCTGA
- the LOC131041934 gene encoding uncharacterized protein LOC131041934 yields the protein MAMGAGFPVCIQCGTHDNPCRCKVVGPTLGFAAFLVAAVVEWPVGALIFCFRHPKGRRIMAHPATVVFRSVSSAIPF from the coding sequence ATGGCAATGGGAGCAGGATTTCCCGTCTGTATACAGTGCGGCACGCACGACAATCCTTGCAGGTGCAAGGTGGTGGGTCCCACTCTGGGATTCGCTGCATTCTTGGTGGCTGCTGTGGTGGAATGGCCCGTGGGTGCTCTCATTTTCTGCTTCCGCCATCCCAAGGGAAGAAGGATTATGGCCCATCCTGCTACTGTTGTTTTCCGCTCTGTATCCAGTGCCATTCCATTCTGA